In the Bacillus amyloliquefaciens DSM 7 = ATCC 23350 genome, ACGATAAAATACCCGTATTTCCAATGAAGCTCAGGCATGTTATCGAAATTCATGCCGTAAACTCCCGCGATGAATGTGAGCGGAATAAAAATGGTCGAGACGATGGTTAACGTCATCATGATGGCGTTCATCCGGTTTGAATTCAGCGTCACATAGCTGTCCCGCAGATCTGACGTCATATCACGGTTTGACTCGATCAGCTCAGCCAGTTTTAACAGGTGGTCGTAAATATCGCTGAAATATGCTTTTGTTTCACGGCTTTCTTTTACATGGTCAAGACTCAAAATCCGGTACATTAAATCGCGCATCGGAATGATCGTCCGCCTCAGGTTCAAAAGATCAGTCCGCAATTCAAACACTTCATTCATTAAAGTGCCGTAAGATTTATGTGTTCTGCTGTCTTCAATTTCATTCAGCCGGTCTTCAATTTTGTACAGCACAGGGAAATATTCATCGACAAGCTGATCCATAATCATATACGTTATGTGTCCGGGCCCTTTTTTGGCTAACCCCGGAGAAGCGAAAAACCGTTCTCTTACTCTCGAGATGCCGGGCGATTCGTGCAGATGGAAGCTGACGATGAAACGGTCGGACTGAAAAATGTCCACCTCTTCCATTTCCAGTGTGTCCGGGTTCAAGGCGTGGAGCACATAAAAACGGTAGCCGTCATAATGGTCGATTTTCGGCCGCTGCATGTGCTGAAAGCAATCCTCAATCGCGAGCGGATGAAAATGGAAATAATCCCGCAGCAGCTCGGTTTCATGCATCTCGGCTCCGAAAAAATCAATCCAGTACCATGCGATGTCCGGTTGTTCTGTACGTGATAGGGGGATATTATCTAATATCTCATTATGTGTTGTGATTGCGGTTATATGTATCATAAACAACCCTCCGCCTGCCATTATATCATGCGGCGTTATGAAGAAAAGTATACGAATTGCCGTCGGAACGCTTCGTGATATACTTGGACAAAAAGGGGTGGAGCATATGTGGGAGGAAACGGTTTCGGTCACGCCGCCGTATCATTTTGATAAAGTGCTTGAAAGGCTGTCACTCGATCCGCTGAATGCGGTCGATCTTACAGCAAGGTCAATTAAAGTTCCGCTCAGAACACGGGACGGCAAACTGTCGGTCATCACGGTTCAAGCGAAAGGCACCGCCATAGATCCGGTTTTCCTCGTCAGCGGCGAAACGGACCGCGAGGAGATGATTGAACGGATCAAACACATTTTTCAGTGGGAGCAGCCGCTTCAGCCTGTGCTTGATCATTTTTCAAAAACAAATCTGTCTGCGCTTTTTGAAGAGCATGCGGGAACCCCGCTCGTGCTGGAATACGATGTGTACAACTGTCTCATGAAATGCATCATCCACCAGCAGCTCAACCTGTCCTTCGCTTTTACCTTAACGGAACGGTTCGTCCATGCCTTCGGCGAACAAAAAGACGGCGTCTGGTGCTACCCCGAGCCGAAAACGATTGCGGCGCTTGAGTATCAGGACTTGCGGGAGCTTCAGTTCAGCATGAGAAAAGCGGAATATGCGATTGACCTTTCACGGATGATTGCAGACGGAGCGCTCAATCTTGCGGAACTTCCCCAGTTATCGGATGAAGACATTATGAAAAAGCTGATCACCATCAGAGGCATCGGGCCATGGACCGTCCAAAACGTCCTCATGTTCGGCCTCGGCCGCCCGAATCTGTTTCCTTTGGCAGATATCGGCCTGCAAAACGCCGTCAAACGCCGCTTCGCCCTTGAGGATAAACCGTCA is a window encoding:
- the corA gene encoding magnesium/cobalt transporter CorA: MIHITAITTHNEILDNIPLSRTEQPDIAWYWIDFFGAEMHETELLRDYFHFHPLAIEDCFQHMQRPKIDHYDGYRFYVLHALNPDTLEMEEVDIFQSDRFIVSFHLHESPGISRVRERFFASPGLAKKGPGHITYMIMDQLVDEYFPVLYKIEDRLNEIEDSRTHKSYGTLMNEVFELRTDLLNLRRTIIPMRDLMYRILSLDHVKESRETKAYFSDIYDHLLKLAELIESNRDMTSDLRDSYVTLNSNRMNAIMMTLTIVSTIFIPLTFIAGVYGMNFDNMPELHWKYGYFIVLGVMAALVAAMLFWFARKGWFNIFK
- a CDS encoding DNA-3-methyladenine glycosylase family protein — encoded protein: MWEETVSVTPPYHFDKVLERLSLDPLNAVDLTARSIKVPLRTRDGKLSVITVQAKGTAIDPVFLVSGETDREEMIERIKHIFQWEQPLQPVLDHFSKTNLSALFEEHAGTPLVLEYDVYNCLMKCIIHQQLNLSFAFTLTERFVHAFGEQKDGVWCYPEPKTIAALEYQDLRELQFSMRKAEYAIDLSRMIADGALNLAELPQLSDEDIMKKLITIRGIGPWTVQNVLMFGLGRPNLFPLADIGLQNAVKRRFALEDKPSKDLMLQVSREWAPYLSYASLYLWRSIE